One Streptomyces sp. L2 genomic window carries:
- a CDS encoding MarR family transcriptional regulator encodes MAETPGVTEPTLEEQIAAYQREFQDLDPQVEKIVSALSRLNRRMNVAYGRQTADLGISNAEWEVLKALVLSGAPYRLGPSDLAKRLGLTPAAMTHRIDRMVTEGLVTRERDESNRVRVIVELTPEGREKWLEAMRLATVFEEDLLQDLTPAERAVLGEVLTRLLRRVEHAQPDAGGRLSDLD; translated from the coding sequence ATGGCCGAGACCCCCGGCGTCACGGAGCCGACGCTCGAAGAACAGATCGCCGCCTACCAGCGCGAGTTCCAGGACCTCGACCCCCAGGTCGAGAAGATCGTGTCGGCGCTGTCCCGCCTGAACCGCCGTATGAACGTCGCGTACGGCCGTCAGACCGCCGACCTCGGCATCAGCAACGCCGAGTGGGAGGTGCTCAAGGCCCTTGTGCTGTCCGGCGCCCCCTACCGCCTGGGTCCCAGCGACCTCGCCAAGCGGCTCGGCCTCACGCCCGCCGCCATGACGCACCGCATCGACCGCATGGTCACGGAGGGCCTCGTCACTCGTGAGCGCGACGAGTCCAACCGGGTCAGGGTCATCGTCGAGCTGACCCCGGAGGGCCGCGAGAAGTGGCTGGAGGCGATGCGCCTGGCGACCGTCTTCGAGGAGGACCTGCTCCAGGACCTGACCCCCGCCGAGCGCGCGGTCCTCGGCGAGGTCCTGACCAGGCTCCTGCGCCGCGTCGAGCACGCCCAGCCGGACGCCGGCGGGCGGCTCAGCGACCTGGACTGA
- a CDS encoding sigma-70 family RNA polymerase sigma factor, whose amino-acid sequence MRGGDDSAYEELYRRHADAVRRYARTCCRDGHTADDLTAEVFAGMLQAVRGGSGPQHAVRAYLLTSVRRVAAHWTKSARREQLVDDFAVFAQQATRPSEVADDDTLDLGADVRALHEAEQSMAMRAFRSLPERWQAVLWHTEVEDESPSEVAVLFGLDANGTRVLASRAREGLKQAYLQAHVSATLTGDEECARYADQLGTYARRKLRVRAERGLRKHLEECARCRLAAAQIEEVASGIPAVVPVAVIGWFGAAGYAKALGLVAGGAGVGAAGAAAAAGGSSGGAGGAGGAVASEALGAPVKAGIAAGVVTVAAAAVALALVNDSHPAKVAEPAPPTPIVRQTPPAPTPSKKPPAPPKAAPRPEPVVLAPRPTPTPPPRPTPRPTPSPTPTPTPKPTPTPTPTPTPTPTPPPPPAPTVYQWSDLRYDIGGDGTRPEMRLRESSWVWQRYGMSIGGKQYARGVTVRGDSSVTIDLNRSCTAYDALAGVDDMTLGLGKVSFSVYADGARLWESGMVKGRDPAVPVHVDLTGRRTVTLVVSPHSNAFDRAALADWADSRFTCR is encoded by the coding sequence ATGCGGGGCGGGGACGACTCCGCCTACGAGGAGTTGTACCGGCGGCACGCGGACGCCGTGCGGCGGTATGCGCGCACCTGCTGCCGGGACGGGCACACCGCCGACGACCTGACGGCCGAGGTCTTCGCCGGCATGCTGCAGGCCGTGCGCGGCGGATCCGGTCCGCAGCACGCCGTGCGCGCCTACCTCCTCACCTCCGTGCGCCGCGTCGCCGCGCACTGGACGAAATCCGCCAGACGTGAACAACTCGTCGACGACTTCGCCGTCTTCGCCCAGCAGGCCACCCGCCCCTCCGAGGTGGCCGACGACGACACGCTGGACCTCGGCGCCGACGTCCGCGCCCTGCACGAGGCCGAGCAGTCCATGGCCATGCGGGCCTTCCGCTCGCTGCCCGAACGCTGGCAGGCCGTGCTGTGGCACACCGAGGTGGAGGACGAATCCCCGAGCGAGGTCGCCGTCCTGTTCGGCCTGGACGCCAACGGCACGCGCGTGCTCGCCAGCCGCGCCCGCGAGGGCCTGAAACAGGCCTATTTGCAGGCCCACGTCAGCGCCACCCTCACCGGCGACGAGGAGTGCGCCCGCTACGCCGACCAGCTCGGCACCTACGCCCGTCGCAAGCTGCGCGTCCGCGCCGAGCGGGGGCTGCGCAAGCACCTGGAGGAATGCGCCCGGTGCCGGCTGGCCGCCGCCCAGATCGAGGAAGTGGCGAGCGGCATCCCCGCCGTCGTCCCGGTCGCGGTCATCGGCTGGTTCGGGGCCGCCGGATACGCGAAGGCGCTCGGGCTCGTCGCCGGTGGCGCCGGAGTCGGCGCCGCGGGCGCTGCGGCCGCGGCCGGCGGCTCGTCCGGCGGGGCCGGCGGCGCGGGCGGTGCCGTCGCCTCGGAGGCGCTGGGCGCGCCGGTGAAGGCGGGCATCGCCGCCGGAGTGGTCACGGTGGCCGCCGCCGCGGTGGCACTGGCCCTGGTGAACGACAGCCATCCGGCCAAGGTGGCCGAGCCGGCGCCGCCCACGCCGATCGTCCGGCAGACGCCCCCCGCGCCCACGCCGTCGAAGAAGCCGCCCGCCCCGCCGAAGGCCGCGCCGAGGCCCGAACCGGTGGTCCTCGCCCCGCGGCCCACCCCGACCCCGCCGCCCAGGCCGACGCCGCGGCCGACCCCGAGTCCCACCCCGACACCGACCCCGAAGCCCACGCCCACCCCGACACCCACGCCCACGCCGACCCCGACGCCGCCTCCCCCGCCGGCGCCCACCGTGTACCAGTGGAGCGACCTGCGCTACGACATCGGTGGTGACGGGACCCGGCCCGAGATGCGGCTGCGGGAGAGCAGCTGGGTGTGGCAGCGCTACGGCATGTCCATCGGCGGCAAGCAGTACGCGCGCGGTGTCACCGTCCGCGGCGACTCCTCCGTCACCATCGATCTCAACCGCTCGTGCACCGCCTACGACGCCCTCGCCGGTGTGGACGACATGACCCTCGGGCTCGGCAAGGTCTCCTTCTCCGTGTACGCCGACGGGGCGCGGCTGTGGGAGTCCGGCATGGTCAAGGGCCGGGATCCGGCCGTACCGGTGCACGTGGACCTGACCGGTCGCCGTACCGTGACGCTCGTCGTCTCACCGCACAGCAACGCCTTCGACCGGGCGGCACTCGCCGACTGGGCCGACTCCCGCTTCACCTGCCGCTAG
- a CDS encoding SpoIIE family protein phosphatase, with amino-acid sequence MNFTRWSARLPGTQRRAAARTDEQAVPADRRGEGSVPAARVEKLTDIDIDQGAGTGTAIGTLPAGPAVDQLPARDVLDRVPALVALVHGPDHRIAYVNDAYTAAFGVRHLGAPAREALPELAELGLLPLLDQVLRSGKPRTLKSRKAVDGRSYTFTCTPAADGTGGTGGTGGAGDSGDRAGGGAVLVFATDVTDHAEAAERLRASERRQRETAVTLQRSLLPQELEQPDDLRIAATYQPGGTEAAVGGDWYDVITLGGGRTALVIGDVMGRGVRAAAVMGQLRTAVRAYARLDLPPHEVLQLLDGLATEIDANQIATCAYAIHDPNEGRLVYASAGHLPILVRDENGTVRRADEPTGPPLGTGGWMHASGSIPLGPGATAVLYTDGLVERRNEDLDEGIAALERALSGATGSPQVVCDRLVRSAGVTADHDDDVAVLVLQHPARTGPEGELFRNAALELLGGVEAAPRARAFASGVLTSWRFPAELHDLGVLAASELVANSLQHGTPPMRLRLRRTDRRLIIEVTDGNDHLPRRRQAEPADESGRGIAIVATIATHWGSRRTPGGGKAVWCEFLLPRA; translated from the coding sequence GTGAACTTCACGCGCTGGAGCGCCCGGCTCCCCGGAACACAGCGCCGCGCCGCCGCGCGGACCGACGAGCAGGCGGTCCCTGCGGACCGGCGGGGAGAAGGCTCGGTACCCGCGGCCCGCGTCGAAAAGCTGACCGACATCGATATCGACCAGGGCGCCGGCACCGGCACCGCCATCGGCACCCTGCCGGCCGGTCCGGCCGTCGACCAGCTGCCCGCGCGCGACGTCCTCGACCGCGTACCCGCCCTGGTCGCCCTCGTCCACGGCCCCGACCACCGCATCGCCTACGTCAACGACGCCTACACGGCGGCCTTCGGCGTACGGCACCTGGGCGCGCCGGCCCGCGAGGCGCTCCCCGAACTCGCCGAACTCGGTCTGCTGCCGCTGCTCGACCAGGTGCTGCGCAGCGGCAAGCCGCGCACCCTGAAGTCCCGCAAGGCCGTCGACGGCCGCTCCTACACCTTCACCTGCACCCCCGCCGCCGACGGCACGGGCGGCACGGGCGGCACGGGCGGCGCCGGCGACAGCGGGGACCGGGCCGGGGGCGGGGCGGTGCTCGTCTTCGCCACCGACGTCACCGACCACGCCGAGGCCGCCGAACGCCTGCGCGCCAGCGAGCGCCGCCAGCGCGAGACGGCGGTCACCCTCCAGCGCTCCCTGCTCCCGCAGGAACTGGAACAACCCGACGACCTGCGCATCGCCGCGACCTACCAGCCCGGCGGCACCGAGGCCGCGGTCGGCGGCGACTGGTACGACGTCATCACCCTCGGCGGCGGCCGCACCGCGCTCGTCATCGGCGACGTCATGGGCCGCGGGGTGCGCGCCGCCGCGGTCATGGGCCAGCTCCGTACGGCGGTCCGCGCGTACGCCCGCCTCGACCTGCCCCCGCACGAGGTGCTCCAGCTCCTCGACGGCCTCGCCACCGAGATCGACGCCAACCAGATCGCCACCTGCGCGTACGCCATCCACGACCCCAACGAGGGCCGCCTGGTGTACGCCTCCGCCGGCCACCTCCCGATCCTCGTCCGCGACGAGAACGGCACGGTCCGGCGCGCCGACGAGCCCACCGGGCCGCCGCTCGGCACCGGGGGCTGGATGCACGCGTCCGGCTCGATCCCCCTCGGCCCCGGCGCGACGGCGGTCCTCTACACCGACGGCCTCGTCGAACGCCGCAACGAGGACCTGGACGAGGGCATCGCGGCGCTGGAGCGGGCCCTGTCGGGGGCGACGGGGAGCCCGCAGGTCGTCTGCGACCGGCTCGTCCGCTCGGCCGGCGTCACCGCCGACCACGACGACGACGTCGCCGTCCTCGTCCTGCAGCATCCCGCGCGGACCGGCCCCGAGGGCGAGCTGTTCCGCAACGCGGCGCTGGAACTCCTCGGCGGGGTGGAGGCGGCGCCGCGCGCGCGGGCGTTCGCCTCCGGCGTGCTGACCAGCTGGCGGTTCCCCGCCGAACTCCACGATCTGGGGGTGCTGGCCGCGAGTGAGCTGGTCGCCAACTCGCTTCAGCACGGGACGCCGCCCATGCGGTTGCGGCTCCGCCGCACCGATCGCCGTCTGATCATTGAGGTGACCGACGGCAACGATCATCTGCCCCGGCGCCGGCAGGCGGAACCGGCCGACGAGTCCGGGCGCGGGATCGCCATCGTCGCCACGATCGCCACCCACTGGGGTTCCCGCAGGACGCCTGGCGGCGGCAAGGCCGTCTGGTGCGAGTTCCTCCTGCCGAGAGCTTGA
- a CDS encoding helix-turn-helix domain-containing protein, translating into MHVQDTTHWASATATAAMVSDGGGRAVHAADVASAGVAGAGVASAGNGRADARTTPLRVDAQRNLEHVLRAAREVFGELGYGAPMEDVARRARVGVGTVYRRFPSKDVLVRRIAEEETARLTEQARAALGQEDEPWSALSRFLRTSVASGAGRLLPPQVLRVGVAEAEPEVGAEAGAEEARVPAQRSQPGASGAAELRLVPEPSVLGAELGGEAEDSGVAALLDVVGQLVDRARGAGALRADVSVADVLLVIATAAPSLPDAAQQAAASGRLLDILLEGLRSRPA; encoded by the coding sequence ATGCATGTTCAGGACACGACGCATTGGGCATCCGCGACGGCGACGGCGGCCATGGTGAGCGACGGCGGCGGCCGGGCGGTGCACGCCGCGGATGTCGCCTCGGCGGGAGTCGCCGGGGCGGGTGTCGCCTCGGCGGGGAACGGGCGCGCGGACGCGCGGACGACGCCGCTGCGGGTGGACGCACAGCGCAATCTGGAGCACGTGCTGCGTGCGGCGCGTGAGGTGTTCGGCGAGCTGGGATACGGCGCGCCGATGGAGGATGTGGCGCGGCGCGCCCGGGTGGGTGTCGGCACGGTGTACCGGCGCTTCCCGAGCAAGGACGTCCTCGTACGGCGGATAGCCGAGGAGGAGACCGCACGGCTGACCGAGCAGGCGCGGGCGGCGCTGGGGCAGGAGGACGAGCCGTGGTCGGCGCTGTCCCGGTTCCTGCGGACGTCGGTGGCGTCGGGGGCGGGGCGGTTGCTGCCGCCGCAGGTGCTGCGGGTCGGTGTCGCCGAGGCGGAGCCCGAGGTGGGCGCCGAGGCCGGGGCCGAGGAGGCTCGGGTGCCGGCGCAGCGGTCGCAGCCGGGGGCTTCCGGGGCGGCCGAGTTGCGGCTGGTGCCGGAGCCTTCGGTGCTCGGCGCGGAACTGGGCGGGGAGGCCGAGGACAGCGGGGTCGCCGCGCTGCTCGACGTGGTCGGGCAGTTGGTCGACCGGGCTCGGGGCGCGGGGGCGTTGCGGGCGGACGTGTCCGTGGCCGACGTGCTGCTCGTGATCGCCACGGCGGCGCCCTCCCTGCCGGATGCGGCGCAGCAGGCGGCGGCGTCCGGACGGCTCCTGGACATCCTCCTGGAGGGCCTGCGGTCCCGGCCCGCCTGA
- a CDS encoding BTAD domain-containing putative transcriptional regulator produces MRYRILGVARATDDHGDPLSLGGPRLRALLTALALRPGRTTTSDTLIDEIWSGDPPQDAIAALQALVARLRRTLGRDTVTSTPGGYRFEAAEDDIDLHVFERLARTGTKALAADDPATAHRALTDALALWQGPALADLPDRTAATRPEALRMEATRARAAAALDLGRAGDVVPELTELTTAHPYDEALHALLIRALRDTGRPADALAAYESARRTLADALGADPGPELQSLHASLLRPRAQGTPAAPPLAPPPERTGNLRPRLTSFVGREPELDAIRSDMHRARLVTLTGPGGSGKTRLAEEAAAGQPQAWLVELAPLDRPEAVPGAVVSALGLRETVLLPHDLATPQADPTALLVEYCAARGQLLILDNCEHVIGAAAALAETLLTHCPGLTILATSREPLGVPGESVRPVEPLVPEQAHRLFTERAAAVRPDAEAVLRDTEAVAEICRRLDGLPLAIELAAARLRLLTPRQIADRLDDRFRLLTSGSRTVLPRQQTLRAVVDWSWELLDERERGALREVSVFAGGWDLAAAEAVCTGPAAELIGALVDKSLVVAAPDGPDSTGGMRYRMLETIHEYAAERAAELPEACAAAERRHRAWVRALVEEAEPRLRSADQLPWIDRLESELDNIRTALDRAVRDGDEAEAVAIVLAMGWFWWLRNYRQEAVEWIDLVLRLGIALDTRRGQAPPGSSLSELVERADQVGAFLAADDDAGHPLAERRMDLRMLYLFMTSETGTAELLNDPRAPDYIARVRVAYERGGPQAARLPGIVWPLTAYYLGGPADVGPDMSASVANCRTHGGDWEVGVTLMYRTHMVVDSPGNLRGVDEDLAELRSLSRRVGDRWMRAQVCSAAGEAAMARGRFEDARGEYEEALRLAYEVGAYAESPFLLARLADVAHRSGDRPAALAALDEAGSAADRYGVVESRAFVQLMRARIAVHDGDLPLARALYDGTRAMAAAGTPPPQFEAELCGLDALITAGELGPEHGLSVVTAALRGAVEQRCAEAVTAALADIAADLVARTGDLPGAVRLLAAADHWRDGNPRPEPDRARAARVDAAARAAMPPERYAAERARGTASDPADVLRDLDRPAPHRAGGAAEDRP; encoded by the coding sequence GTGCGGTACAGAATCCTGGGCGTGGCCCGAGCGACGGACGACCACGGCGACCCACTGTCCCTTGGCGGCCCCCGTCTCCGCGCCCTCCTCACCGCCCTGGCCCTGCGCCCCGGCCGCACCACCACGTCCGACACCCTGATCGACGAGATCTGGTCCGGCGACCCGCCCCAGGACGCCATCGCCGCCCTCCAGGCCCTCGTCGCCCGGCTCCGCCGTACCCTCGGCCGGGACACCGTCACCTCCACCCCGGGCGGCTATCGCTTCGAGGCCGCCGAGGACGACATCGACCTGCACGTCTTCGAACGCCTCGCCCGAACCGGCACGAAGGCCCTCGCCGCCGACGACCCGGCCACCGCCCACCGTGCCCTCACCGACGCCCTCGCCCTCTGGCAGGGACCGGCCCTCGCCGACCTCCCCGACCGCACGGCCGCCACCCGCCCCGAGGCGCTCCGCATGGAGGCGACCCGCGCGCGTGCCGCCGCGGCCCTCGACCTCGGCCGCGCCGGGGACGTCGTACCGGAGCTGACGGAACTGACCACGGCCCACCCCTACGACGAAGCCCTGCACGCCCTCCTCATCCGCGCCCTGCGGGACACCGGCCGGCCCGCCGACGCCCTCGCCGCGTACGAGTCCGCCCGCCGCACCCTCGCCGACGCCCTCGGCGCCGATCCCGGCCCGGAGCTCCAGTCCCTGCACGCTTCCTTGCTGCGCCCGCGGGCCCAGGGCACCCCCGCCGCCCCGCCGCTCGCCCCACCGCCCGAACGGACCGGCAATCTGCGTCCACGCCTTACCTCTTTCGTGGGGCGGGAACCCGAACTCGACGCCATTCGTTCCGATATGCACAGGGCCCGCCTCGTCACCCTCACCGGACCGGGCGGCTCAGGAAAGACCCGCCTCGCCGAGGAGGCCGCCGCAGGGCAGCCCCAGGCATGGCTGGTCGAGCTGGCCCCGCTCGACCGGCCTGAGGCGGTGCCCGGCGCGGTGGTCAGCGCGCTCGGTCTGCGCGAGACCGTGCTGCTGCCCCACGACCTGGCGACCCCGCAGGCCGACCCCACGGCCCTGCTCGTCGAGTACTGCGCAGCGCGCGGCCAGCTCCTGATCCTTGACAACTGCGAACACGTCATCGGCGCGGCAGCCGCCCTCGCCGAGACCCTCCTCACCCACTGCCCGGGGCTCACGATCCTCGCCACCAGCCGCGAACCCCTGGGCGTCCCCGGTGAGTCGGTGCGCCCGGTCGAACCTCTCGTCCCCGAGCAGGCGCACCGCCTCTTCACCGAGCGCGCCGCCGCCGTCCGTCCCGACGCCGAGGCCGTGCTCCGTGACACCGAGGCCGTGGCCGAGATCTGCCGCCGCCTGGACGGCCTGCCCCTCGCCATCGAACTGGCCGCGGCCCGGCTCCGGCTGCTCACCCCGCGGCAGATCGCCGACCGGCTCGACGACCGCTTCCGCCTCCTCACCTCCGGGAGCCGCACGGTCCTGCCCCGCCAGCAGACCCTGCGGGCCGTCGTCGACTGGTCCTGGGAGCTGCTCGACGAGCGGGAGCGCGGTGCGCTGCGCGAGGTCTCGGTGTTCGCCGGCGGCTGGGACCTCGCGGCGGCCGAGGCCGTGTGCACCGGCCCGGCGGCGGAGCTGATCGGCGCGCTCGTCGACAAGTCCCTCGTCGTCGCCGCCCCCGACGGCCCGGACAGCACCGGCGGCATGCGCTACCGCATGCTGGAGACCATCCACGAGTACGCCGCCGAGCGCGCGGCCGAACTCCCCGAGGCGTGCGCCGCCGCCGAACGGCGCCACCGCGCGTGGGTGCGCGCCCTCGTCGAGGAGGCGGAGCCCCGGCTGCGCTCGGCGGACCAACTGCCCTGGATCGACCGCCTGGAGAGCGAACTCGACAACATCCGCACGGCCCTGGACCGCGCGGTGCGCGACGGCGACGAGGCGGAGGCCGTCGCGATCGTCCTCGCCATGGGCTGGTTCTGGTGGCTGCGCAACTACCGCCAGGAGGCCGTGGAGTGGATCGACCTGGTGCTCCGCCTCGGCATCGCCCTGGACACCCGGCGCGGGCAAGCGCCCCCGGGGAGCTCGCTGTCGGAGCTGGTCGAGAGGGCCGACCAGGTCGGTGCCTTCCTCGCGGCGGACGACGATGCCGGTCATCCGCTGGCCGAGAGGCGCATGGACCTGCGGATGCTCTACCTCTTCATGACGTCCGAGACCGGCACCGCCGAACTGCTGAACGACCCGCGGGCCCCGGACTACATCGCGCGCGTGCGGGTCGCCTACGAGCGCGGCGGACCACAGGCCGCCCGGCTCCCGGGCATCGTCTGGCCGCTGACCGCCTACTACCTGGGCGGCCCGGCGGACGTCGGCCCCGACATGTCCGCGTCGGTCGCCAACTGCCGTACGCACGGCGGCGACTGGGAGGTCGGCGTCACCCTGATGTACCGCACGCACATGGTCGTCGACTCGCCTGGCAACCTGCGCGGCGTCGACGAGGACCTCGCCGAGCTGCGCTCGCTCAGCCGCCGCGTCGGAGACCGCTGGATGCGTGCCCAGGTGTGCAGCGCGGCCGGCGAGGCGGCCATGGCGCGCGGCAGGTTCGAGGACGCGCGTGGTGAGTACGAGGAGGCGCTGCGACTCGCCTACGAGGTGGGCGCGTACGCCGAGTCGCCGTTCCTGCTGGCCCGGCTCGCCGACGTGGCCCACCGCTCGGGTGACCGCCCGGCTGCCCTGGCCGCCCTGGACGAGGCGGGCTCGGCCGCCGACCGCTACGGGGTGGTGGAGTCCCGTGCCTTCGTCCAGCTGATGCGGGCGCGCATCGCCGTGCACGACGGTGACCTGCCGCTCGCGCGGGCGCTGTACGACGGAACCCGGGCGATGGCGGCCGCGGGCACGCCGCCCCCGCAGTTCGAGGCGGAGCTGTGCGGACTCGACGCCCTCATCACGGCCGGAGAGCTGGGCCCGGAACACGGTCTGTCCGTCGTGACCGCCGCGCTGCGGGGCGCGGTGGAGCAGCGGTGCGCCGAGGCGGTCACGGCGGCTCTGGCGGACATCGCGGCCGACCTGGTGGCCCGGACCGGCGATCTGCCGGGCGCGGTACGGCTGCTGGCGGCCGCCGACCACTGGCGGGACGGGAACCCGCGCCCCGAACCGGACCGCGCCCGTGCGGCCCGTGTTGACGCGGCAGCACGTGCGGCGATGCCCCCCGAGCGGTACGCGGCCGAACGCGCGCGCGGCACGGCGTCCGACCCGGCGGACGTCCTGCGGGACCTGGACCGTCCGGCGCCGCACCGGGCCGGCGGGGCGGCCGAGGACCGGCCCTAG
- a CDS encoding MFS transporter, which produces MRRIHVGNALSAFGLGFTVPYLYVYVAQVRGLGAMTAGLVLAVFAVAALIVLPFAGRAIVRRGPLPVLLAALVLAALGALSLGLAGNAVAVLLSAAALGAGQAVMQPALATMIVDCSSADTRSRAFATQFFLQNLGLGVGGLIGGHLVDTTRVSSFTLLFAIEAAMFLVLVVVMSTVRMPHSPRIEDAPAGSAAKGGWKRLLGNRAMVQLCVLGFVLFFACYGQFESGLSAYGVEAAGISTSALGTALAANTMMIVVAQFAVLKFVERRRRSRVIAGVGLIWAVAWVTAGYAGLGHGSQEMATAAFVSTYALFGLGEAMLSPTVAPLVADLAPEGLAGQYNSVFALVKQLALAVGPAVGGPLAASLHGPYVVTFLLVSLGISALAIRLGRHLSPAQDRPWHHRTRVIARGPAPEPVTAEA; this is translated from the coding sequence ATGCGCCGGATCCACGTGGGCAACGCACTCAGCGCTTTCGGGCTCGGCTTCACGGTCCCCTACCTGTACGTCTACGTGGCGCAGGTGCGGGGGCTGGGGGCCATGACGGCGGGACTGGTTCTCGCCGTCTTCGCCGTGGCCGCGCTGATCGTGCTGCCGTTCGCCGGCCGGGCGATCGTGCGGCGCGGCCCCCTGCCGGTCCTGCTCGCCGCCCTGGTCCTGGCCGCACTGGGTGCGCTGAGCCTGGGGCTCGCGGGGAACGCCGTGGCGGTGCTGCTGTCGGCGGCGGCGCTGGGGGCCGGGCAGGCCGTGATGCAGCCCGCGCTCGCGACGATGATCGTGGACTGCTCGTCGGCGGACACCCGGTCGCGGGCGTTCGCGACGCAGTTCTTCCTGCAGAACCTGGGCCTGGGCGTGGGCGGGCTCATAGGCGGCCACCTCGTCGACACGACGCGGGTCTCCTCCTTCACGCTGCTGTTCGCGATCGAGGCGGCGATGTTCCTGGTGCTGGTCGTCGTGATGTCGACGGTGCGGATGCCGCACTCGCCGCGGATCGAGGACGCGCCGGCCGGGTCGGCGGCGAAGGGCGGCTGGAAGCGGCTGCTCGGCAACCGGGCGATGGTGCAGCTCTGTGTGCTCGGCTTCGTGCTGTTCTTCGCGTGCTACGGCCAGTTCGAGTCGGGTCTGAGCGCGTACGGGGTCGAGGCGGCCGGGATATCGACGTCCGCGCTGGGGACGGCGCTGGCGGCGAACACGATGATGATCGTGGTCGCGCAGTTCGCGGTGCTGAAGTTCGTCGAGCGGCGGCGTCGGTCGCGGGTGATCGCCGGTGTGGGACTGATCTGGGCGGTGGCCTGGGTGACCGCGGGGTACGCGGGGCTCGGGCACGGCAGCCAGGAGATGGCGACGGCGGCGTTCGTGTCGACGTACGCGTTGTTCGGGCTGGGTGAGGCGATGTTGTCTCCGACGGTCGCGCCGTTGGTGGCGGATCTGGCGCCGGAGGGGCTGGCCGGGCAGTACAACTCGGTGTTCGCGCTGGTCAAGCAGTTGGCGTTGGCCGTGGGGCCGGCGGTGGGGGGTCCGCTGGCGGCATCCCTGCACGGGCCGTACGTCGTGACGTTCCTGCTGGTGTCGCTGGGCATCAGCGCGCTCGCGATACGCCTCGGGCGGCACCTGTCCCCGGCCCAGGACAGGCCCTGGCACCACCGCACCCGCGTGATCGCCCGAGGCCCGGCACCAGAACCGGTCACCGCGGAGGCGTAG
- a CDS encoding NAD(P)/FAD-dependent oxidoreductase has translation MVKERARILVVGGGYVGMYTALRLQRTLKNELRQGTVDITVVTPDPYMTYQPFLPEAAAGSISPRHVVVPLRRVLDQCHIIVGEVTSIDHAVRTAALKTLATEEEGRATELITYDELVLAPGSISRTLPVPGLAEHGIGFKTVEEAIGLRNHVIEQMDIASSTRDPAIRDAALTFVFVGGGYAGVEALGELEDMARYTARYYHNLRPEDLNWILVEAADRILPEVGEEMGRYTVTELRRRNIQVLLGTRLESCVDRVAVLSDGRRFPTRTVVWTAGVKPHPLLAATDLPLTDHGRLKCTAELTVDGAAHAWAAGDAAAVPDVTATEPGTLTAPNAQHAVRQAKVLGDNIAHALRGEPLETYAHKYVGSVASLGLHKGVAQVYGRKLKGYPAWFMHRVYHLSRVPTFNRKARVLAEWTLAGLFKREIVSLGSLEHPRAEFELAAGGKPPHSPSDDPKGSS, from the coding sequence ATGGTGAAGGAACGTGCGCGCATTCTCGTTGTCGGTGGCGGCTACGTCGGGATGTACACGGCGCTGCGGCTGCAACGGACGCTGAAGAACGAGCTCAGGCAGGGCACCGTCGACATCACTGTCGTCACTCCCGACCCCTATATGACGTACCAGCCGTTCCTTCCCGAAGCGGCCGCCGGTTCGATCTCCCCCCGCCATGTCGTCGTACCGCTGCGCCGCGTGCTGGACCAGTGCCACATCATCGTCGGCGAGGTGACCTCCATCGACCACGCGGTGCGCACCGCCGCCCTCAAGACACTCGCCACCGAGGAGGAGGGCCGGGCCACCGAGCTGATCACCTACGACGAACTCGTCCTCGCCCCCGGCTCGATCTCCCGCACCCTGCCCGTCCCCGGCCTCGCCGAGCACGGCATCGGCTTCAAGACCGTCGAAGAGGCCATCGGCCTGCGCAACCACGTCATCGAGCAGATGGACATCGCCTCCTCCACCCGCGACCCCGCGATCCGCGACGCAGCCCTCACCTTCGTGTTCGTCGGCGGCGGCTACGCCGGCGTGGAGGCGCTCGGCGAACTGGAGGACATGGCCCGCTACACCGCCCGCTACTACCACAACCTCCGCCCCGAGGACCTGAACTGGATCCTCGTGGAGGCCGCCGACCGCATCCTCCCCGAGGTCGGCGAGGAGATGGGCCGCTACACCGTCACCGAACTGCGCCGCCGCAACATCCAGGTCCTCCTCGGCACCCGCCTGGAGTCCTGCGTCGACCGGGTCGCCGTCCTCAGCGACGGCCGCCGCTTCCCGACCCGTACGGTCGTGTGGACCGCCGGCGTCAAACCGCACCCCCTGCTCGCCGCCACCGACCTGCCGCTCACCGACCACGGCCGGCTGAAGTGCACCGCCGAACTCACCGTCGACGGCGCCGCGCACGCCTGGGCCGCCGGCGACGCCGCCGCCGTCCCCGACGTCACCGCCACCGAGCCCGGCACGCTGACCGCGCCCAACGCGCAGCACGCCGTCCGCCAGGCCAAGGTCCTCGGCGACAACATCGCCCACGCACTGCGCGGCGAGCCCCTGGAGACGTACGCGCACAAATACGTCGGCTCCGTCGCCTCCCTCGGCCTGCACAAGGGCGTCGCCCAGGTCTACGGCCGCAAGCTGAAGGGCTACCCTGCGTGGTTCATGCACCGCGTCTACCACCTCAGCAGGGTGCCCACCTTCAACCGCAAGGCCCGCGTCCTCGCCGAATGGACCCTCGCCGGGCTGTTCAAACGGGAGATCGTCTCGCTCGGCTCACTCGAACATCCCCGAGCGGAGTTCGAACTCGCGGCCGGTGGAAAGCCTCCTCACAGCCCCTCGGACGACCCGAAGGGGTCGTCCTGA